The sequence CGGGCACGCCCGGGACCTGCTCGGGCGGCGGCACCGGCGTCCGCGCGATGTGGCCATGGATGAGATCCAGCGGGTCGCTGCCGGTGAACGGCAGGACGCCGGTGAGCATCTGATAGAGGGTCACGCCGAACGAGTAGAGGTCGGTGCGGCGGTCGATCACGCGGTTCATCCGGCCGGTCTGCTCCGGCGACATGTACGCGAGCGTCCCCTCGAGCGCCTCGGGGCTTATCGCCTGCTGCGTCTCGTGCGGGAGGAGCGTCGCGATGCCGAAGCCGACGAAGTGGACCTCGAGCGTGTCCGGGTCGACGAGGAGGTTGTGCGGCTTGATGTCCTTGTGAATCACCTTGCGGCGGTGGAACTCGTCGAGGACCCGGGCCGCAGAGCGGGCGATCGTCAACGCCGCCTTGAGCTCCAGCCGGCCGGCGCGCAGGAGGTCGTGGAGCGTCGTCCTGCTCGGCCTCTCGAGCACGAGCGCGAGGCCGTTCCTGTGCTTCTCGAGCCCGTAGGCCTTGACGACGCCCTCGACGTCGAGCGCGCAGAGCACGTTGTACTCGTGCCGGAGCGCCGCGAGCTCACGCGCGCTCGGGAACTCGCTCTTCAGGACCTTGAAGACAGCAGGCTTGCGCTCGTCACCCCAGGTCCCTTCGAACACCTCGATGCTCGAGTCGACATAGATCGGCTGGCTCACGAAACACGTCGCGGAGAGCATCTCACCTCGCCGGGGCGCCGGGCGGGCCCGCCGGCGCTGCTGCTCGCATCGAGCAGGCAGGACGGACGGTGTTCTCGCACAAGCGCACCATGGGCGGATTATGTCTAGATCGCTGCCCCCGAGTCACCACCGAAATCGGAACATTGATTCGTCCACGGTGATATTTTTCAGCATTTGTGCGCTAGATATCCAACTTGGACGGAGTCTGGCGTTCGCGCCCCGTCGCCGAGCGCGGCAGTGCGGCGCTGGCGCGGCGCTCCATGCGATGTGGGCTGGCCCTCGGAGGGCTGGACGGGGGATCGATCACGCGGCGCGCCGGGAGGGCGCGTCACGGGCGCAGGTCACTGCGGCACCTCGACGGTGGGACAGCCGAACTCGACACGGACGCTCTCCGCTCCCATGGACTTCACGTGCTCGCACGTGGCGCCCTTGATCACGAGGGTGGGCGGGGTGGTCGAATCGTCGTAATCCCAGCCGTCGTCGCCCGGCCTCGGCAGCACCTCGTCGTCGATGAAGACGTTCACCTTCGCGCGGTCCGGCGGCTCGGCCTCCAGCGAGAGCTCGCAGGTCCTCACGAGATCCCTCGTGATGCTGGTCAGCGTGTCGCCGAGGCTCGCCGCGTCCACCACCTCGAAATAACGGGGCGAGGTCTCCGACGTGGCCGTGTCGCCCTCGACGGCGAGCTGGTCCAGCACGGCGGCATAGGCCGTCGCGCCGGGGATGCCGACGACGAAGGTCTTGATACCGGCCGCGCGCAGCTCCTTCACCCGCTGCACCGTGCGCGCGTCGTCCAGGCACACGTCCGTCAGGCCCGCGACGCAGCAGTTCGGCACGCCCGAAGGGCAGTCCCCATCCATGTTCGTGGTGCAGGTCGCGGCCTCGCAGGTCATGGCCGGATCCTGGTTGCAGTTGGGACCGCCGTCGGTCGCCAGGAGGACGTACTTGTCACCTTCGAGGGCGCCGCCGGCTCCCACGGTGAGGTACCCGAGGGCGCGCGCGAGGGCGTCCGCGGTCGGCGTCGCGCCGCCGGGGTCGGTGGCATCCAGGAGGGTCTTGATGGCGGGGACCGATGTCTCGCCCGGCGCCACGGCCACGCTCAGGTCCTCGCCCGCCTCCATGCCGCAGTGGTCGTCGGAGGGAAAGAGCTGAAGCCCGACGGACATCCTGTCCTGGATCACGTCGAGCGCGGTGCCGAGGGCGCCCTTCATCATCGTCCAGCGGTCGCTCGCTTCCCACGCTTTGGTCATGCTGTCGGAGCGATCGAGCACGATCACGAGGTGAGCCTGCCGCGGCTGAGCTTCGACCTGCTGGCCGCCGCAGTCGCCGCCGCCCTCCCCCCCGCCCGAGCTGGCGCCCGGCCCGGACGCGATGAAGCCGCCTCCGAGGGAGGGCTCCCCGCCCGTTCCCCCGGAGTCCGTACCGCCGGAGCCGCCGTTTCCGGAGCCGCCGCCGCCCCCACCCGTTCCGCCATCCGATACCGAACATCCCGACGCGAGCGCCCAGCCCAGGCACCAGAGCGATGTCAGGAACAAGGAGCGGGCGTAGATCCCGCGGTTCTTGCCGGTCATATCCATTCTCCTCGACACGAGTGAATCGACGCGAGTCAACGCGCCCGCACGCGGCGTCAGCCCGGAGGAATGCGGCAGATGCCGTTGTAACACTGCACGGTTCCGGCGTTGCAGCAGTCGGACGTCGCGCCGCAGAGCTGCCCGTACTCGGCGCATCGCGGCGGGGTGCCGCCCGCCCCGTCCGAGCCACCGCCGCCGCCGGCGCCGCCGGCTCCGCCGGTCGCGCTCGAGCTCCCGGTCGCGCCCGAGCTCCCGGTCGCGCCTGACGGGGAGTCCGTCGTGCACGTGCCTGAAAGGGAGCCCGGCTCGTACTCGCAC is a genomic window of Sorangium aterium containing:
- a CDS encoding vWA domain-containing protein → MTGKNRGIYARSLFLTSLWCLGWALASGCSVSDGGTGGGGGGSGNGGSGGTDSGGTGGEPSLGGGFIASGPGASSGGGEGGGDCGGQQVEAQPRQAHLVIVLDRSDSMTKAWEASDRWTMMKGALGTALDVIQDRMSVGLQLFPSDDHCGMEAGEDLSVAVAPGETSVPAIKTLLDATDPGGATPTADALARALGYLTVGAGGALEGDKYVLLATDGGPNCNQDPAMTCEAATCTTNMDGDCPSGVPNCCVAGLTDVCLDDARTVQRVKELRAAGIKTFVVGIPGATAYAAVLDQLAVEGDTATSETSPRYFEVVDAASLGDTLTSITRDLVRTCELSLEAEPPDRAKVNVFIDDEVLPRPGDDGWDYDDSTTPPTLVIKGATCEHVKSMGAESVRVEFGCPTVEVPQ